In a single window of the Pseudomonas sp. B21-015 genome:
- a CDS encoding PhoX family phosphatase, with the protein MSLLEDNQPTDLEKMVGLSRRGFISAGALCGAAMFLGGNLLSRSVLAASVSAGSSKLLGFDSIAAATTDTITLPPGYKSSVLISWGQPLQKNGPVFDPSGNGTAEHQEVQFGDNNDGMSLFEFPGDRDRALMAINNEYTNYRYLYPHGGMPQSAAEVRKALACEGVSVIEVQRKNGQWQFVQGSRYNRRIHGNAPISLSGPAAGHELLKTSADKHGKNVLGTFQNCANGKTPWGTYLTCEENFTDCFGSSNAEQKFDAAQKRYGAVAASKEINWHPHDERFDLAKNPNELNRHGWVVEIDPFDPQSTPVKRTALGRFKHENAALAETNDGRAVVYMGDDERGEFIYKFVSRDKINHKNPKANRDLLDHGTLYVARFDAGDGNADHPKGQGQWIELTHGKNGIDASSGFADQAEVLIHARLAASVVNATRMDRPEWIVVSPKDGQVYCTLTNNAKRGEEGQPVGGPNPREKNVYGQILRWRTDRDDHGSNSFAWDLFVVAGNPGVHAGTPKAGSSNITPQNMFNSPDGLGFDKAGRLWILTDGDSSNTGDFAGMGNNQMLCADPVTGEIRRFMVGPVGCEVTGISFSPDQKTLFVGIQHPGESGGSTFPEHLPNGKPRSSVMAISREDGGIVGA; encoded by the coding sequence GTGAGCCTATTAGAAGACAACCAACCCACCGACCTCGAAAAAATGGTCGGCCTCAGCCGTCGTGGCTTCATCAGCGCTGGTGCCCTCTGCGGTGCAGCGATGTTTCTCGGTGGCAACCTGCTGAGTCGTAGCGTGCTGGCCGCCAGCGTCAGCGCCGGCTCCAGCAAATTGTTGGGCTTCGACAGCATCGCCGCCGCCACCACCGATACCATCACCCTGCCGCCGGGCTACAAATCCTCGGTGCTGATCAGCTGGGGCCAGCCTCTGCAGAAGAATGGCCCGGTGTTCGACCCGAGCGGCAACGGCACGGCCGAGCACCAGGAAGTCCAGTTCGGCGACAACAACGACGGCATGAGCCTGTTCGAATTCCCCGGTGACAGAGACCGGGCGTTGATGGCGATCAACAACGAATACACCAACTACCGCTACCTCTATCCCCACGGCGGCATGCCGCAATCGGCGGCAGAGGTGCGCAAGGCCCTGGCCTGCGAAGGCGTGTCGGTGATCGAGGTACAGCGCAAGAACGGCCAATGGCAATTCGTCCAGGGCTCGCGCTACAACCGGCGTATTCACGGTAACGCGCCGATCAGCCTGAGTGGCCCGGCCGCCGGTCACGAGCTGCTGAAAACCAGCGCCGACAAACACGGCAAGAACGTCCTCGGCACCTTCCAGAACTGCGCCAACGGCAAGACGCCGTGGGGCACTTATCTGACCTGCGAAGAGAACTTCACCGACTGCTTCGGCAGCAGCAATGCCGAGCAAAAATTCGACGCCGCGCAGAAGCGCTATGGCGCAGTGGCGGCCAGCAAAGAGATCAACTGGCACCCGCACGATGAACGCTTTGACCTGGCGAAGAACCCCAACGAGCTCAACCGCCACGGCTGGGTGGTGGAAATCGACCCGTTCGATCCGCAATCGACGCCGGTCAAACGCACCGCGCTGGGCCGCTTCAAACATGAAAACGCAGCCCTGGCCGAAACCAACGACGGTCGCGCCGTGGTGTACATGGGCGACGACGAACGTGGCGAGTTCATCTACAAATTCGTCAGCCGCGACAAGATCAACCACAAAAACCCCAAGGCCAACCGCGATCTGCTGGATCACGGCACCTTGTACGTGGCGCGCTTCGACGCGGGCGACGGCAATGCCGACCACCCGAAAGGCCAGGGCCAGTGGATCGAACTGACCCACGGCAAGAACGGCATCGACGCCAGCAGCGGTTTTGCCGACCAGGCCGAAGTGCTGATTCACGCACGCCTCGCAGCCAGCGTGGTGAATGCAACGCGCATGGACCGCCCGGAATGGATCGTCGTCAGCCCCAAGGACGGCCAGGTCTACTGCACCCTGACCAACAACGCCAAGCGCGGCGAAGAAGGCCAGCCGGTGGGCGGTCCGAACCCGCGCGAGAAGAACGTCTATGGGCAGATCCTGCGCTGGCGCACCGACCGCGACGATCACGGTTCGAATAGCTTTGCCTGGGACCTGTTTGTGGTCGCCGGCAACCCGGGCGTCCACGCCGGTACACCGAAGGCCGGTTCGTCGAACATCACCCCGCAGAACATGTTCAACAGCCCGGATGGCCTGGGCTTCGACAAGGCCGGGCGCTTGTGGATTCTCACCGATGGCGATTCAAGCAATACAGGCGACTTCGCGGGCATGGGCAATAACCAGATGCTCTGTGCCGACCCGGTGACTGGCGAGATCCGCCGCTTCATGGTCGGGCCGGTAGGTTGTGAGGTGACGGGGATCAGCTTCTCACCGGATCAGAAAACCTTGTTTGTCGGGATTCAGCATCCGGGTGAAAGCGGTGGGTCGACGTTCCCTGAGCATCTGCCCAACGGTAAGCCGCGGTCTTCGGTGATGGCTATTTCCCGTGAGGATGGCGGGATCGTCGGCGCCTGA